The following proteins come from a genomic window of Sorghum bicolor cultivar BTx623 chromosome 3, Sorghum_bicolor_NCBIv3, whole genome shotgun sequence:
- the LOC8063079 gene encoding serine/arginine repetitive matrix protein 2 — MEEAKAAAYYDELNRKGEGARRFKQGLGFSSTSSDAAAFPSKPTASSFLSGFVRAGAAPAAAQLPNLSKQPPPHSRPPSSPRRRSSSPPPSRPRIRSRSRSRSPSRSSRRRSRSRSRSRERRRRSRSRERDRRASRRRSRSRGSRSPSRRSGRSSHSEGRWERHGDRRWRHDDGHQSSKGRGDRDGGKMDYSRLIEGYDKMTPAERVKAKMKLQLAETAAKDSNLGTATVGWERFQFNKDAPLDEDNDDVEVANDDASLVKNIGKSFRLSAVESKHEDKIRDAHDEAIFGVPTISFVDTETGGDELKTNHEDGKVEDIEADEPSSSLISDKVLAMQKGSWRDRAQKLRQDSNT, encoded by the exons ATGGAGGAAGCGAAAGCGGCGGCGTACTACGACGAGCTCAACCGCAAGGGCGAGGGTGCCCGCCGCTTCAAGCAGGGGCTTGgcttctcctccacctcatccgaCGCCGCCGCCTTCCCTTCCAAGCccaccgcctcctccttccTATCCGGCTTCGTTCGCGCTGGCGCAGCCCCTGCCGCCGCCCAACTCCCTAATCTCTCCAAACAGCCGCCGCCGCATTCCAGGCCCCCATCCAGTCCGCGCCGTCGCTCCAGTTCACCGCCTCCGTCGCGTCCCAGGATCCGCTCCAGGTCCAGGTCCCGGTCCCCGTCTCGTTCCAGCCGGCGCCGATCGAGGTCGAGGTCCCGGTCGAGGGAGCGCAGGCGCCGCTCCAGGTCTAGGGAGAGGGACCGCAGGGCATCCCGTAGGCGCTCTAGGTCGCGGGGCTCGAGATCGCCTTCTCGCCGGAGCGGCAGGAGCTCGCACTCGGAAGGTCGGTGGGAACGGCATGGGGATCGGCGGTGGCGGCACGACGACGGCCATCAGAGCTCTAAGGGTCGCGGTGATAGGGATGGAGGCAAAATGGACTACTCGCGGCTCATAGAAGGATATGATAAAATG ACTCCAGCTGAGAGAGTTAAAGCAAAGATGAAGCTTCAGCTTGCAGAGACAG CTGCAAAAGATTCCAATCTTGGAACTGCAACTGTGGGGTGGGAAAGATTTCAGTTTAATAAGGATGCTCCACTTGATGAAGATAATGATGACGTTGAAG TTGCTAATGATGATGCTTCACTGGTGAAGAATATTGGAAAGAGCTTCCGGCTTTCTGCTGTGGAG TCAAAGCATGAAGATAAAATCAGAGATGCACATGATGAGGCTATATTTGGTGTACCTACAATTTCATTTGTTGATACTGAAACTGGTGGGGACGAGCTTAAAACCAATCATGAAGATGGGAAAGTTGAAGATATAGAAGCTGATGAACCTAGCAGCTCCCTCATCAGCGACAAA GTTCTGGCCATGCAAAAAGGTTCCTGGAGAGATCGGGCTCAGAAGTTGCGGCAGGATTCGAATACATGA